From Hyphomicrobiales bacterium 4NK60-0047b, the proteins below share one genomic window:
- a CDS encoding SDR family oxidoreductase, which yields MNRFNDRYALVTGAGSGIGASIAREFASEGAFVYVIDIDPEKAQDVAGQIKNSGGQALEVIADVTDGPSVKAAIQQITDHSGKLDIIVNNAGMNVRTDLRHMTDEEWNLVLQVNLVGGARFARDGLDLLRASENAAIVNLASVMGTRSTRQMSAYSATKAAMASLSRGLAVEYAPYAIRVNYLCPGFVATNLTSRFVRNPFVKEQILARTPMGRFGEPEEIAKAALFLASDDASYMTGSGITVDGGMMAAL from the coding sequence ATGAACCGTTTTAATGACCGTTATGCGTTGGTTACTGGTGCTGGATCTGGCATTGGGGCGTCGATTGCCCGTGAGTTTGCGTCTGAAGGTGCTTTCGTCTATGTGATTGATATTGACCCTGAAAAAGCTCAAGATGTTGCAGGGCAGATTAAAAATTCAGGTGGTCAAGCTCTTGAAGTTATTGCGGATGTAACTGATGGGCCTTCTGTTAAGGCGGCCATTCAGCAAATTACGGATCATTCAGGCAAGCTGGATATTATCGTTAATAATGCTGGCATGAATGTACGCACCGATTTGCGCCATATGACTGATGAGGAATGGAACCTGGTTTTGCAGGTGAACCTGGTTGGTGGTGCTCGGTTTGCACGTGATGGCCTGGATTTGCTTCGGGCTTCAGAGAATGCTGCGATTGTTAATCTGGCGTCTGTTATGGGGACGCGTTCAACGCGGCAAATGAGTGCTTATTCAGCGACTAAAGCGGCGATGGCGTCTCTTTCGCGTGGTCTTGCTGTTGAGTATGCGCCGTATGCTATCCGCGTGAATTATCTTTGCCCTGGGTTCGTGGCAACGAATTTGACAAGCAGGTTCGTGCGGAACCCGTTTGTTAAGGAGCAAATTTTAGCACGTACGCCAATGGGGCGTTTTGGCGAACCAGAAGAGATTGCGAAGGCCGCTCTTTTCTTAGCTTCCGATGATGCCTCATATATGACGGGTTCAGGGATTACGGTTGATGGTGGGATGATGGCGGCTTTATAA
- a CDS encoding dihydroneopterin aldolase has product MTTKTNFKADAHNNIQHIFIKDLELMAVIGVYDHEKNNRQRVVANIDITVEENPNAADEINEVVCYHKVVKKIQTICKNGHVHLLETLAETIAESCLEDNRILAIRVKLEKPEALREAASVGVEIERLQTS; this is encoded by the coding sequence ATGACAACAAAAACAAATTTCAAAGCAGATGCCCATAATAACATCCAGCACATCTTCATAAAAGATTTAGAACTAATGGCTGTAATCGGGGTTTATGATCATGAAAAAAACAACCGCCAACGTGTTGTTGCTAACATAGACATTACCGTTGAGGAAAATCCCAATGCAGCAGATGAAATTAATGAAGTTGTTTGCTATCATAAGGTGGTGAAAAAAATTCAAACCATTTGTAAAAATGGCCACGTTCATTTGTTAGAAACATTAGCAGAAACCATCGCCGAAAGCTGTTTGGAAGACAATCGAATTTTAGCCATACGTGTAAAATTAGAAAAACCTGAAGCACTTAGAGAAGCAGCAAGCGTCGGAGTAGAAATAGAACGACTACAAACTTCATAA
- a CDS encoding 3-deoxy-7-phosphoheptulonate synthase class II produces the protein MAESSSQNRDQSWSPNSWRSKPIVQVPDYPNMDDLKEVEQTLGSFPPLVFAGEARDLKARLGRVAAGEGFLLQGGDCAESFSEHHGDNIRDFFRVMLQMAVVLTYAGSVPVVKVGRIAGQFAKPRSAPMESKDGVELPSYRGDIINGIDFTEEDRIPDPRRQLKAYRQSAATLNLLRAFAQGGYANLEHVHRWTLGFLENSPAAERFGEIATRITETLDFMKACGINSDNTRQLTATNFFTSHEALLLGYEEAFARVDSTSGETYATSGHFIWIGDRTRQVDHAHVEFMRGIKNPIGLKCGPSISDDDLMRLIDTLNPEDEAGRLTLICRFGADDVQAHLPRLVRKVQEEGRKVVWSCDPMHGNTIKASTGYKTRPFDLVLSEVESFFDICQAERVHAGGVHVEMTGQNVTECIGGAKTVKEADLSARYHTHCDPRLNADQALELAFLIAERMKKDRHGNQVSEAKTA, from the coding sequence ATGGCAGAGTCTTCAAGCCAGAACCGGGACCAAAGTTGGAGCCCAAATAGCTGGCGGTCTAAGCCAATTGTGCAAGTACCTGATTATCCAAATATGGATGACCTTAAAGAAGTTGAGCAAACTCTTGGTTCATTTCCTCCTTTGGTTTTTGCAGGTGAAGCTCGTGACCTTAAGGCACGTTTAGGACGTGTTGCTGCAGGTGAGGGCTTTTTGCTGCAGGGGGGCGACTGCGCTGAAAGCTTTAGTGAGCACCATGGAGACAATATTCGCGACTTTTTTAGAGTTATGCTGCAAATGGCTGTGGTTCTAACTTATGCGGGTTCTGTGCCTGTTGTGAAAGTTGGCAGAATTGCCGGACAATTTGCGAAACCTCGCTCAGCGCCGATGGAATCTAAAGATGGTGTTGAACTGCCGTCTTATCGCGGTGATATCATTAATGGTATCGACTTCACTGAGGAGGATCGTATTCCTGATCCGCGCCGTCAGCTGAAAGCTTATCGCCAGTCTGCTGCGACGCTTAATCTTTTGCGCGCGTTTGCGCAGGGTGGTTATGCGAACCTTGAGCATGTGCACAGATGGACATTAGGGTTTTTAGAAAATAGCCCGGCTGCTGAGCGCTTTGGTGAAATTGCTACCCGGATTACTGAGACGCTGGATTTCATGAAAGCGTGCGGGATTAATTCTGATAATACACGTCAGCTTACAGCGACTAACTTTTTTACCAGTCATGAAGCTTTGTTGCTTGGCTATGAGGAAGCGTTTGCTCGGGTTGATTCAACGTCAGGTGAAACATATGCGACTTCTGGTCACTTTATCTGGATAGGAGATAGAACTCGTCAGGTTGATCATGCGCATGTTGAGTTTATGCGCGGCATTAAAAACCCAATTGGTTTGAAATGTGGTCCTTCTATTTCTGATGATGATTTGATGCGTTTGATTGATACGCTCAATCCTGAAGATGAAGCGGGTCGTTTGACTTTGATTTGCCGCTTTGGTGCTGATGATGTGCAAGCTCATCTGCCGCGCCTTGTTCGTAAGGTTCAAGAAGAAGGCCGCAAGGTAGTTTGGTCTTGTGATCCGATGCACGGCAATACGATTAAAGCGTCTACTGGCTATAAAACCCGTCCGTTTGATTTGGTATTAAGTGAAGTTGAGAGCTTCTTTGATATTTGCCAAGCTGAGCGGGTGCATGCGGGCGGCGTTCATGTTGAAATGACTGGTCAGAATGTAACTGAGTGTATTGGCGGTGCTAAGACTGTGAAAGAGGCTGATTTATCAGCGCGTTATCACACTCATTGTGATCCACGCCTTAATGCTGACCAGGCTTTAGAACTTGCTTTCCTTATTGCAGAACGCATGAAGAAAGATCGTCACGGTAACCAGGTTTCTGAAGCAAAAACTGCTTAA
- a CDS encoding DUF1045 domain-containing protein — protein MTQNKVRYFIAYAPSPKSDIWTLGSAWFAFNAATNEIPEKSFTLGLPSEIHLKTVLPARKTGFNAILVAPFNLRVGISEENLCEKLSTFSESLSPFRTCLMKVKATGNKIGIEPLSLDNNIQDLANITVRHFNHFRDIPPEKPVNPKLKKVLTERQIDNLTKWGYPYYFEDFKFIMPLTGAVPLPMIELLTKNLQNVFSKQLSQGLNVDSLTLFRQENNTKPARMIRRFPLLKDEVEKTIQKIVSI, from the coding sequence ATGACACAGAATAAAGTGCGATATTTTATAGCTTATGCCCCATCTCCCAAATCAGATATTTGGACACTCGGTTCAGCATGGTTTGCCTTTAATGCTGCTACAAATGAAATTCCAGAAAAATCATTCACTTTGGGACTACCATCAGAAATACACCTAAAAACCGTGCTTCCAGCACGAAAAACCGGGTTTAATGCCATTTTAGTGGCCCCATTTAATCTAAGAGTTGGAATTTCAGAAGAAAACCTTTGTGAAAAACTCTCAACCTTTAGTGAATCACTCAGCCCCTTTCGCACATGCCTGATGAAGGTAAAAGCGACAGGAAATAAAATCGGCATAGAACCACTTAGCCTAGACAATAACATTCAGGATTTGGCCAATATAACCGTGAGACATTTCAATCATTTTAGAGATATACCACCAGAGAAACCCGTCAATCCCAAACTGAAAAAAGTCCTTACGGAGAGACAAATAGATAATTTAACAAAATGGGGTTACCCCTATTATTTTGAAGATTTTAAATTCATCATGCCTTTAACGGGCGCGGTCCCCTTACCGATGATTGAATTACTAACAAAAAATCTTCAAAATGTTTTTTCAAAGCAATTAAGCCAAGGTCTAAATGTAGATAGTTTAACTCTTTTTAGGCAGGAAAATAACACAAAGCCGGCAAGAATGATTAGACGCTTCCCACTGTTAAAAGATGAAGTTGAGAAAACCATTCAAAAAATAGTTTCTATTTAG
- a CDS encoding HAD family hydrolase — protein MTSKKLTICFDLDGTLVNSAPDLFSALDHALHSKGYDKSSHSEIRPIIGQGAKAMIIRALNLKNIQLNDTEIDELWHILIEHYTIHSADQTHPFEGTVKALEELQSEGHILTVCTNKTIDLTLPLLEKLDLTKHFQAITGANSFPFKKPDARHLFETIKQAGGNAEAAVMIGDSKTDIQTAANASIPSIGVTWGYTDIPMPDLNPTHLINHFDELSNVIEKIAS, from the coding sequence ATGACGTCTAAAAAACTCACAATTTGCTTTGATCTTGATGGCACCTTGGTAAACTCAGCCCCAGACCTGTTTTCAGCTCTAGATCATGCACTTCATTCTAAAGGTTACGACAAAAGCTCACACTCTGAGATCCGCCCCATCATAGGCCAAGGCGCAAAAGCAATGATTATACGCGCATTAAATCTTAAAAATATTCAACTAAACGATACAGAAATTGATGAGCTTTGGCATATTCTAATAGAGCATTACACCATCCACAGCGCAGATCAGACACATCCATTCGAAGGAACAGTTAAAGCTCTGGAAGAATTGCAAAGTGAGGGACACATACTGACAGTTTGCACAAACAAAACAATAGACCTAACTCTTCCGCTGCTTGAAAAGCTTGATTTAACAAAACACTTTCAGGCCATAACAGGTGCCAACAGTTTTCCCTTTAAAAAACCAGATGCGCGTCATTTATTTGAAACAATCAAACAAGCTGGCGGCAATGCAGAAGCTGCCGTAATGATTGGCGACAGCAAAACAGACATCCAAACAGCTGCAAATGCGAGCATTCCTTCAATTGGTGTAACATGGGGATATACAGACATCCCAATGCCAGACCTAAACCCAACCCATCTCATCAATCATTTTGATGAACTCTCGAATGTGATCGAAAAAATTGCCAGCTAG
- the gor gene encoding glutathione-disulfide reductase codes for MTTEQSFDYDLFVIGGGSGGVRAARLASQGGAKVAVAEEYRYGGTCVIRGCVPKKLFVYASRFAGEFEDARGFGWDVAPSGFDWTKLVAAKDKEISRLSQIYLTNLGKAGVTAFEDRAVVTGPQKIKLVNEGRTITAKTILVAVGGTPFKPEIEGAEFGITSNEAFDLEALPSHVTVIGGGYIAVEFASIFNGLGSKTTLAYRGPSVLRGFDEDVRAGLTEAMIERGVDVRLNASPKKIEKTNDGLRLHFEDGSALETGLVMFATGRVPLTEGLGLETAGVTLGRNGKIEVDEFSQSSCPSIYAVGDVTDRVNLTPIAIREGAAFVETVFNDNPTKVDHSQIPTAVFSQPEVGTVGLTEEQALEQVGAIDVYKSQFNPMRNTISSRVERTLMKIIVDQASQKVLGVHILGPDSGEMTQALGIALKMGATKADFDATVALHPSAAEELVTMKEKSYSRP; via the coding sequence ATGACAACTGAGCAATCCTTTGACTATGATTTGTTTGTAATTGGTGGTGGTTCTGGCGGTGTTCGTGCTGCGCGATTGGCTTCGCAAGGTGGTGCCAAGGTGGCTGTGGCGGAAGAATATCGCTATGGTGGAACTTGTGTGATCCGCGGGTGCGTTCCGAAGAAACTGTTTGTTTATGCTTCTCGTTTCGCTGGTGAATTTGAAGATGCGCGTGGCTTCGGCTGGGATGTCGCACCTTCTGGATTTGATTGGACGAAGCTTGTTGCTGCAAAGGACAAAGAGATTAGCCGTCTTAGCCAAATTTACCTGACTAATTTAGGCAAAGCTGGTGTGACCGCATTTGAAGATAGAGCTGTTGTGACTGGCCCACAGAAAATCAAGTTGGTGAATGAAGGTCGCACTATTACTGCAAAGACCATTCTTGTTGCTGTTGGCGGTACGCCGTTTAAGCCGGAAATTGAGGGCGCTGAGTTTGGTATTACGTCTAATGAAGCTTTTGATTTAGAGGCTTTGCCATCGCATGTAACGGTGATTGGTGGTGGGTATATTGCTGTTGAGTTTGCTTCTATTTTTAATGGGCTTGGCTCTAAGACAACTCTTGCTTATCGAGGACCTTCGGTGTTGCGCGGGTTTGATGAAGATGTGCGCGCTGGATTAACTGAGGCGATGATCGAGCGGGGCGTAGATGTGCGCTTAAATGCTTCACCTAAAAAAATTGAAAAAACGAATGATGGTTTGCGTCTTCATTTTGAAGATGGGTCTGCACTTGAGACCGGTCTAGTTATGTTTGCAACAGGGCGTGTGCCTTTAACTGAAGGGCTTGGACTTGAAACGGCTGGTGTAACATTAGGCCGAAATGGTAAAATTGAAGTTGATGAATTTTCTCAAAGCTCTTGCCCTTCTATTTATGCGGTTGGTGATGTTACGGACCGGGTTAACTTAACTCCGATTGCCATTCGTGAAGGGGCTGCTTTTGTTGAGACAGTTTTCAATGATAACCCAACCAAAGTTGATCATAGCCAAATTCCAACAGCTGTCTTTTCACAGCCAGAAGTTGGCACTGTTGGTTTAACTGAGGAACAAGCGCTTGAGCAGGTTGGGGCGATTGATGTTTATAAAAGTCAATTTAACCCAATGAGGAATACGATTTCCAGCCGGGTTGAGCGAACCTTGATGAAAATTATTGTCGATCAGGCAAGCCAGAAGGTGCTTGGTGTGCACATTTTAGGGCCAGACTCTGGTGAAATGACGCAAGCGCTGGGTATTGCTTTAAAAATGGGTGCGACGAAGGCTGATTTTGATGCGACGGTTGCCTTGCATCCGTCCGCTGCTGAAGAGTTGGTGACTATGAAAGAGAAGTCGTACTCAAGACCTTAG
- a CDS encoding sulfurtransferase TusA family protein, with translation MDTTKLDMSGLLCPLPVLKTQKALRSLETGMVLEVTTTDPGAVADFQCLAEQDGLELLEQLEREDICIHVLKKVKK, from the coding sequence ATGGATACAACCAAATTAGATATGAGTGGGTTATTATGCCCGCTACCTGTTTTGAAAACTCAGAAAGCATTGCGCTCTCTTGAGACTGGAATGGTGCTTGAGGTAACAACAACCGACCCGGGGGCTGTTGCTGACTTTCAATGTTTGGCTGAGCAGGATGGGCTTGAACTGCTTGAGCAGTTGGAGCGGGAAGACATTTGTATCCATGTTTTAAAAAAGGTGAAAAAGTAA
- a CDS encoding type III PLP-dependent enzyme, which translates to MRPTYFSATQFLKQRRPIDPVRCFRPHAIERAVTWFQSHFSGQLIYAVKANMTPEIIQMVAQSGVRNFDVASLTEVDLIYHGVPDANLFYMNPVKSRAHIRSAYYDYGVRCFSIDHVDELEKILTVTEQAKDLTIFVRLHCDDSGSVLPLGKKYGAEGAQAIELLKLVRQKVERLGVTFHVGSQAMQAERFGEAIRYAGDLVRRAGVMAEFLNVGGGFPIFYKDGDPVDLTSYMLNIEQSLDVMPMVQGGEVFAEPGRALVAEAESLIVRVDARRDNELFINDGGYGVLYDAANCDWVFPLRLITHEANEQGKRIVETSELTSFQLWGPTCDAADHMKGPFVLPDYVKEGDYLEIHKTGAYGGVMASGFNGFGCYEEISLEDDVMTSNFAPVSETNNIIKLIS; encoded by the coding sequence ATGCGTCCAACTTACTTTTCGGCCACACAATTTTTAAAGCAACGCCGTCCCATTGACCCCGTTCGATGTTTTCGCCCGCATGCTATTGAGCGGGCTGTGACATGGTTTCAATCTCATTTTTCGGGCCAACTTATTTATGCTGTTAAAGCGAATATGACACCTGAAATAATACAAATGGTCGCGCAGAGTGGTGTGCGAAATTTTGATGTTGCGAGTTTGACAGAAGTTGATTTGATTTATCATGGGGTGCCAGACGCAAACCTGTTTTATATGAATCCAGTGAAGTCACGGGCTCATATTCGTTCAGCTTATTACGATTATGGAGTACGCTGTTTTTCAATTGATCATGTTGATGAGCTTGAAAAAATCCTGACAGTTACTGAGCAGGCTAAGGATTTAACAATTTTTGTTCGCTTGCATTGTGATGATAGTGGTTCGGTTTTGCCATTGGGTAAAAAATATGGCGCTGAAGGCGCGCAGGCTATTGAACTGTTAAAACTTGTGCGGCAAAAAGTTGAACGGCTTGGGGTGACGTTTCATGTGGGAAGCCAAGCCATGCAAGCCGAGCGTTTTGGTGAAGCTATTCGTTATGCAGGTGATTTGGTTCGCCGTGCTGGGGTGATGGCGGAATTTCTGAATGTGGGAGGCGGTTTTCCTATTTTTTATAAGGATGGTGACCCGGTTGATCTCACGTCTTATATGTTGAATATCGAACAATCTTTAGATGTTATGCCGATGGTGCAAGGAGGAGAGGTTTTTGCTGAACCTGGACGTGCACTTGTTGCTGAGGCAGAGAGCTTAATTGTTCGTGTGGATGCGCGGCGAGACAACGAGCTTTTTATTAATGATGGTGGCTATGGTGTTTTGTATGATGCGGCCAATTGTGACTGGGTTTTTCCTTTACGTTTAATAACTCATGAAGCAAATGAGCAAGGTAAAAGAATTGTAGAGACGAGTGAGCTAACTAGTTTTCAGCTTTGGGGCCCGACTTGTGATGCTGCTGATCATATGAAGGGACCATTTGTTTTACCTGATTACGTTAAAGAAGGTGACTATCTTGAGATTCATAAAACAGGGGCTTATGGCGGGGTTATGGCGTCTGGGTTTAATGGGTTTGGTTGTTATGAAGAGATTTCTCTTGAAGATGATGTCATGACTTCAAATTTTGCTCCTGTTTCAGAGACAAATAATATTATAAAACTCATTTCTTAA
- the speB gene encoding agmatinase, giving the protein MRQFKYMPADLAFLDPVRPGSSKPHLAQAVVIPFGLEQSVSFQGGTSFGPEAILAASKEVELFDEEYWSEIISEYEVATLQPQPIAGSLEAALKQIALMVREVLNDGKFPLILGGEHSLTAGAIRPFVDVYDNLVVLQFDAHADLRDGYEGQHFSHAAAMRRVLDYKSVSLVGVGLRNISQEEIPFLEANRDRITLHWASEAKNTRIEDIVEPLKGKNIYVTFDLDCFDSSLMPATGTPEPGGLDWYQALDVLRAAADVGTIVGGDVVELAPRPGLHACDFLAAKLAYKILSYALVDHTRLR; this is encoded by the coding sequence ATGCGGCAATTTAAATATATGCCGGCGGATTTGGCTTTTCTTGATCCTGTTCGACCAGGTTCTTCTAAACCTCATTTGGCACAAGCTGTTGTTATTCCTTTTGGATTAGAACAATCGGTTTCTTTTCAAGGTGGGACTTCTTTTGGGCCAGAAGCTATTTTGGCTGCAAGTAAAGAGGTTGAGTTATTTGACGAAGAATATTGGTCCGAGATTATTTCTGAGTATGAAGTTGCAACCCTGCAGCCTCAACCGATTGCGGGTTCACTTGAGGCAGCATTGAAGCAGATAGCTTTAATGGTTCGTGAAGTTCTCAATGATGGCAAATTTCCTCTTATTCTTGGAGGGGAGCATAGCTTGACTGCCGGTGCGATCCGCCCATTTGTTGATGTTTACGATAATTTGGTTGTGTTGCAATTTGATGCACATGCTGATTTGCGCGATGGGTATGAGGGGCAACATTTTTCTCACGCGGCTGCTATGCGGCGTGTGTTGGATTATAAATCGGTTTCGTTAGTTGGGGTTGGTTTGAGGAATATTTCACAAGAAGAAATCCCATTTCTTGAGGCGAACAGGGACAGAATTACTCTACATTGGGCAAGTGAAGCTAAAAACACGCGAATTGAAGATATTGTTGAGCCTTTAAAGGGTAAGAATATTTATGTGACATTTGATTTGGATTGTTTTGATAGCAGCCTTATGCCGGCAACAGGTACACCGGAGCCGGGCGGTTTGGATTGGTATCAAGCGTTAGATGTTTTAAGAGCCGCCGCTGATGTGGGCACGATTGTTGGGGGAGATGTCGTTGAATTAGCGCCGCGCCCTGGATTGCATGCGTGTGATTTTTTAGCGGCGAAATTGGCTTATAAAATTTTGAGTTATGCTTTGGTTGATCATACGCGATTACGTTAG
- the rpiA gene encoding ribose-5-phosphate isomerase RpiA translates to MASDDYKLNAAKAALELIEDGMKVGLGTGSTAAIFIDLLGERVKDGLDVVCVPTSRASEIQAANLGIQLATLDEEPFLDVTVDGADELDQELRLIKGGGGAHLREKIVAMASERLIIIADESKVVDRLGAFPLPVEVDGFGLRSTFEMISVLCAELDLKQDLQVRETPEGEFFKTDGGHYIIDCHFDVIPDPEELADCLSLIPGVIESGLFLGIAERAIVGGADGVTVYEAPFEDDEDEIV, encoded by the coding sequence ATGGCTTCTGACGATTATAAATTAAATGCTGCAAAAGCGGCACTTGAGCTTATTGAAGATGGTATGAAGGTGGGCTTGGGTACTGGTTCAACCGCTGCTATTTTTATTGATTTGCTTGGTGAACGAGTGAAAGACGGACTTGATGTGGTCTGTGTTCCAACGTCCAGAGCGAGTGAAATACAGGCTGCGAATTTAGGCATTCAATTAGCAACGCTCGATGAAGAGCCGTTTCTTGATGTGACTGTTGATGGAGCTGATGAGCTTGATCAGGAGCTGCGCCTTATTAAAGGTGGCGGCGGTGCTCATTTACGTGAAAAAATTGTCGCGATGGCTTCTGAGCGATTAATTATCATCGCTGATGAAAGTAAAGTTGTTGACAGATTAGGTGCATTTCCATTGCCAGTTGAGGTTGATGGCTTTGGTTTGCGCTCGACATTTGAGATGATTTCCGTTCTTTGTGCAGAACTTGATCTTAAGCAAGACTTGCAAGTTAGAGAGACACCTGAAGGTGAGTTCTTTAAAACGGATGGCGGGCATTATATTATTGATTGTCATTTTGATGTTATTCCTGACCCGGAAGAATTGGCTGATTGTCTCTCTTTAATTCCAGGTGTTATTGAATCTGGTTTGTTCCTTGGCATAGCTGAGCGAGCGATTGTTGGCGGCGCTGATGGTGTGACCGTTTATGAAGCGCCGTTTGAAGATGATGAAGACGAGATTGTTTAA
- the uvrC gene encoding excinuclease ABC subunit UvrC, whose protein sequence is MAEQSKIESTDNDEALNEPLSGTQVIKAYLKNLSTSSGVYRMLDKNGTILYVGKANNLKNRVTSYTRLKGQSNRIARMIRATTEMEFILTDTESEALLLEATLIKKMKPRYNVLLRDDKSFPSILIRTDHEAPQLVKHRGARKQKGEYFGPFASAGSVNRTLNTLQQLFLLRDCTDSQYESRTRPCLQYQIKRCSAPCTGKISTEEYKSLVNDAKDFLRGKSSHIQKNLQVKMQDASKALKFEEAAFFRDRISALTQVQSHQSILPTGFEEGDVFAIHTEGGSACIQVFFIRTGQNWGNHAYYPRIDKSHSTSEILESFIAQFYDNKPVPKLILTSETIENETLLSEALSTKAERNIKVISPKRGSKAELMSHAHKNAKEALARKLAEGSAQSRHLEALKNLFTLEERPKRIEVYDNSHIQGTSPIGAMIVSGPEGLIKNQYRKFNFKPEEISGGDDFEMMRIMLRRRLKALAKDHGTKKYNNEDASDASTEQTPPSDEIPHWPDILLIDGGKGQLSAVTEIIKELDLKDIKVVAISKGPDRNAGREQFHIKDQPSFTMELKDPTLYYLQRLRDEAHRFAIGTHRTRRKKQMGTNPLDEIPGIGPGRKKALLSHFGSAKAVSRAGLKDLKAVEGISAQMAETIYDHFHE, encoded by the coding sequence TTGGCGGAACAAAGCAAAATTGAAAGCACTGATAATGATGAGGCTTTAAACGAGCCTTTAAGCGGAACGCAAGTTATCAAAGCTTATCTAAAAAACTTAAGCACATCCTCCGGTGTCTATCGTATGTTAGATAAAAACGGCACCATTCTCTATGTCGGCAAAGCCAATAACCTTAAAAATCGCGTCACCAGCTACACCAGATTAAAAGGACAATCCAATCGCATCGCAAGAATGATCCGTGCCACAACAGAAATGGAATTCATTCTAACAGACACTGAATCAGAAGCCCTCCTGCTCGAAGCAACCCTGATTAAAAAAATGAAACCAAGATATAATGTCTTGCTTCGCGATGACAAATCCTTCCCCTCAATTCTCATCCGCACAGATCATGAAGCTCCTCAACTCGTGAAACATCGCGGTGCCAGAAAACAAAAAGGTGAATATTTCGGCCCCTTTGCTTCCGCTGGCTCCGTTAATCGCACCCTCAACACACTCCAACAACTCTTTCTCTTAAGAGATTGCACAGACAGCCAATATGAAAGCCGCACCCGGCCTTGCCTTCAATATCAAATCAAACGTTGCTCAGCCCCCTGTACAGGAAAAATATCAACTGAAGAGTACAAATCTCTTGTAAATGACGCCAAAGATTTCTTACGCGGCAAAAGCAGTCACATTCAAAAAAACTTGCAAGTTAAAATGCAGGACGCCAGTAAAGCCCTAAAATTTGAAGAAGCGGCCTTTTTCAGAGATCGCATCAGCGCTCTCACACAAGTACAAAGCCATCAATCCATTCTACCCACCGGTTTTGAGGAAGGAGATGTCTTTGCCATCCACACAGAAGGTGGCAGTGCTTGTATTCAAGTCTTTTTCATTCGCACCGGTCAAAACTGGGGCAACCATGCCTATTATCCAAGAATAGACAAAAGTCACTCAACATCTGAAATTTTAGAAAGTTTCATCGCTCAGTTTTATGATAACAAACCAGTTCCAAAATTAATCCTGACCTCAGAAACAATAGAGAATGAAACTCTCTTAAGCGAAGCCCTCTCAACCAAAGCAGAGAGAAATATAAAAGTCATCTCACCCAAGCGAGGCTCAAAAGCTGAGTTAATGAGCCACGCCCATAAAAACGCAAAAGAAGCCTTAGCCAGAAAACTCGCCGAAGGCTCCGCTCAAAGCAGACATTTAGAAGCTCTTAAAAATTTATTCACTCTAGAAGAGCGCCCAAAGCGAATTGAGGTTTACGACAACAGCCACATTCAAGGCACAAGTCCCATCGGCGCCATGATTGTCTCAGGGCCAGAAGGCTTGATCAAAAATCAATATAGAAAATTCAATTTCAAACCCGAAGAAATCAGCGGCGGTGATGATTTTGAGATGATGCGCATCATGCTCCGCAGACGCTTAAAAGCACTTGCAAAAGATCATGGCACCAAAAAATATAACAACGAAGACGCATCTGACGCTTCAACAGAGCAAACACCCCCATCAGATGAAATCCCTCACTGGCCAGATATTCTTTTAATCGATGGCGGCAAAGGGCAACTTTCAGCCGTAACGGAAATCATCAAAGAGTTAGACTTAAAAGATATTAAAGTCGTGGCTATTTCAAAAGGGCCTGATCGCAATGCAGGCCGCGAACAATTTCATATCAAAGATCAACCTTCATTCACGATGGAATTGAAAGACCCAACCCTTTATTATTTGCAAAGACTGCGTGATGAAGCCCACCGGTTCGCCATTGGCACCCATAGAACAAGACGCAAAAAACAAATGGGAACAAACCCACTCGATGAAATCCCGGGTATTGGTCCAGGCCGTAAAAAGGCCCTACTCTCTCATTTTGGTTCAGCAAAAGCGGTTAGCCGAGCTGGACTTAAAGATTTAAAAGCAGTTGAAGGCATAAGCGCACAAATGGCTGAAACAATTTACGATCATTTTCATGAATAA